A single window of Modestobacter italicus DNA harbors:
- a CDS encoding PLP-dependent cysteine synthase family protein produces the protein MTAPATPDLDRSDPGGRAWLERAVALVEADAHRSADTHLLVYPLPPAWGIDLYLKDESTHPTGSLKHRLARSLFLYALCSGQLHEGSTVVEASSGSTAVSEAYFARMLGLPFVAVMPATTSAEKIALIEFHGGRCHLVADPGTVYDEARRIAAETGGHYLDQFTNAERATDWRGNNNIAESVFDQLSRERHPVPEWVVVGAGTGGTSATIGRYLRYRRLPTRLAVVDPEGSAFFPGWRDADPAAAGRGSRIEGIGRPRVEPSFVSTIVDRMVCVPDAASLAAMRHLERVTGRRAGGSTGTNLWGAFGLIGEMLAAGRTGSVVTLLCDGGERYACTYYDDGWVAAQGLDLAPHTATLEAFARTGEWPATS, from the coding sequence GTGACCGCCCCAGCCACCCCCGACCTGGACCGCTCCGACCCGGGGGGCCGGGCGTGGCTGGAGCGGGCCGTGGCGCTGGTCGAGGCCGACGCGCACCGGTCGGCCGACACCCACCTGCTGGTCTACCCGCTGCCGCCCGCGTGGGGCATCGACCTCTACCTCAAGGACGAGTCGACCCACCCGACCGGCAGCCTCAAGCACCGGCTCGCCCGCTCGCTGTTCCTCTACGCGCTGTGCTCCGGCCAGCTGCACGAGGGCAGCACCGTCGTCGAGGCCTCCAGCGGGTCCACCGCCGTCAGCGAGGCGTACTTCGCGCGGATGCTCGGCCTGCCCTTCGTCGCGGTGATGCCGGCGACCACCAGCGCGGAGAAGATCGCGCTGATCGAGTTCCACGGCGGCCGCTGCCACCTGGTCGCCGACCCCGGCACCGTCTACGACGAGGCCCGCCGGATCGCCGCGGAGACCGGCGGGCACTACCTGGACCAGTTCACCAACGCCGAGCGGGCCACCGACTGGCGCGGCAACAACAACATCGCCGAGTCGGTGTTCGACCAGCTGTCGCGGGAGCGGCACCCGGTGCCGGAGTGGGTGGTCGTCGGCGCGGGCACCGGCGGCACCAGCGCGACGATCGGGCGCTACCTGCGGTACCGCCGGCTGCCCACCCGGCTGGCCGTCGTCGACCCGGAGGGCTCGGCGTTCTTCCCCGGCTGGCGGGACGCCGACCCGGCCGCCGCCGGCCGGGGCTCGCGGATCGAGGGCATCGGGCGGCCGCGCGTCGAGCCCTCGTTCGTGTCCACCATCGTCGACCGGATGGTCTGCGTCCCCGACGCCGCGTCGCTGGCCGCGATGCGGCACCTCGAGCGGGTCACCGGCCGGCGGGCCGGCGGGTCCACCGGCACCAACCTCTGGGGCGCCTTCGGCCTGATCGGCGAGATGCTCGCCGCGGGGCGCACCGGCAGCGTCGTCACCCTGCTGTGCGACGGCGGGGAGCGCTACGCCTGCACCTACTACGACGACGGCTGGGTGGCCGCGCAGGGCCTGGACCTGGCGCCGCACACGGCCACGCTGGAGGCGTTCGCCCGGACCGGGGAGTGGCCCGCGACCTCGTGA
- a CDS encoding ABC transporter ATP-binding protein translates to MTSTTTPSAVLGAMPGSTLGALRERDGVRVELRRLTRTYGPARALDGLDLDVRPGEFLALLGPSGCGKTTALRSIAGFEVPDSGQVLVDGRDLTGTPPSRRDMGMVFQAYSLFPNLTVVENVAFGLRVRRRPPAVQRSRAGELLELVGLADKGSRYPHQLSGGQQQRVALARALAVAPQVLLLDEPLSALDAQVRVQLREEIRRIQLELGITTVFVTHDQAEALSVADRVGVLRAGRLEQVAGPDELYERPATAFVAEFVGTMNRLPATLGDGQVSLLGAVRPVAGAGLPAGPVVALVRPESLLVHADPAGSGRVLTRTFSGATTRLAVVLPAAGPDPVEVQVDVASADSRSLHPGTAVTVVPAQRPVLVVPA, encoded by the coding sequence ATGACCAGCACCACCACCCCGAGCGCCGTCCTGGGCGCGATGCCCGGGTCCACCCTCGGCGCCCTGCGGGAGCGCGACGGCGTCCGGGTCGAGCTGCGCCGGCTGACCCGGACCTACGGCCCGGCGCGGGCGCTGGACGGGCTGGACCTCGACGTCCGGCCGGGGGAGTTCCTGGCCCTGCTCGGGCCGTCGGGCTGCGGGAAGACGACGGCCCTGCGGTCGATCGCGGGGTTCGAGGTGCCGGACTCCGGTCAGGTGCTCGTCGACGGCCGCGACCTCACCGGCACCCCGCCGAGCCGGCGGGACATGGGCATGGTCTTCCAGGCCTACAGCCTCTTCCCCAACCTCACCGTGGTGGAGAACGTCGCGTTCGGGCTGCGGGTGCGCCGCCGGCCCCCGGCCGTGCAGCGCAGCCGCGCCGGGGAGCTCCTCGAGCTGGTCGGGCTGGCGGACAAGGGCAGCCGGTACCCGCACCAGCTCTCCGGTGGCCAGCAGCAGCGGGTCGCGCTGGCCCGGGCGCTGGCCGTGGCGCCGCAGGTGCTGCTGCTCGACGAGCCGCTGTCCGCCCTGGACGCCCAGGTCCGGGTCCAGCTCCGCGAGGAGATCCGCCGGATCCAGCTCGAGCTGGGCATCACCACGGTGTTCGTCACCCACGACCAGGCCGAGGCGCTGTCGGTCGCCGACCGGGTCGGGGTGCTGCGCGCCGGACGGCTGGAGCAGGTGGCCGGGCCCGACGAGCTCTACGAGCGACCCGCGACCGCCTTCGTCGCCGAGTTCGTCGGCACCATGAACCGGCTGCCGGCGACGCTCGGCGACGGGCAGGTCAGCCTCCTCGGCGCGGTCCGCCCGGTGGCCGGCGCCGGGCTGCCGGCCGGGCCGGTGGTGGCGCTGGTGCGCCCCGAGTCGCTGCTGGTGCACGCCGACCCGGCCGGCTCCGGGCGGGTGCTCACCCGGACCTTCTCCGGCGCGACCACCCGGCTCGCTGTCGTACTGCCCGCGGCCGGGCCGGACCCGGTCGAGGTGCAGGTGGACGTCGCCAGCGCCGACAGCCGGTCCCTGCACCCGGGGACGGCGGTCACGGTGGTCCCGGCGCAGCGGCCGGTGCTCGTCGTCCCGGCCTGA
- a CDS encoding ABC transporter permease, with the protein MTAVAPVVVGPPVRRARRVRRGGAWRWLVFAVLGLYFVVPVLASVVFTVRDRGAGGLTARFYTGIPGAPGFLDAFGRSLLLGALTVVLTLLLMVPTTVLVALRLPRLRTVVELLTLLPLVLPPIALVVGVRSVLAWAPEHFAGTPVADAMFALQEPALPWILVLVYVVMALPFVYRALDAGIRGVDLRTLTEAARNLGASWPRTLVAVVLPVLRTSVLNAAFLTLALVLGEYTIASLLGFQTFPTWIVEVAGSQPQLSVSVSILSLVVTWGLLLLISALDRRRADEES; encoded by the coding sequence GTGACCGCCGTCGCCCCGGTCGTCGTCGGCCCGCCGGTCCGGCGGGCGCGGCGGGTCCGGCGGGGCGGTGCCTGGCGGTGGCTGGTGTTCGCCGTCCTCGGCCTGTACTTCGTCGTCCCGGTGCTCGCCTCGGTGGTCTTCACCGTCCGCGACCGCGGGGCCGGCGGGCTGACCGCGCGGTTCTACACCGGCATCCCCGGCGCGCCTGGCTTCCTGGACGCGTTCGGCCGCTCGCTGCTGCTCGGCGCGCTGACCGTCGTCCTCACCCTGCTGCTCATGGTGCCGACCACGGTGCTCGTGGCGCTGCGGCTGCCGCGGCTGCGGACCGTCGTCGAGCTGCTCACGCTGCTCCCGCTGGTGCTGCCGCCGATCGCGCTGGTCGTCGGGGTGCGCAGCGTGCTCGCCTGGGCGCCGGAGCACTTCGCCGGCACGCCGGTGGCGGACGCGATGTTCGCGCTCCAGGAGCCCGCGCTGCCCTGGATCCTGGTCCTCGTCTACGTGGTGATGGCGCTGCCGTTCGTCTACCGCGCGCTGGACGCCGGCATCCGCGGGGTCGACCTGCGCACGCTGACCGAGGCGGCCCGCAACCTCGGGGCGTCCTGGCCGCGGACGCTGGTCGCCGTCGTCCTGCCGGTGCTGCGCACCTCGGTGCTCAACGCCGCGTTCCTCACCCTGGCGCTGGTGCTGGGGGAGTACACGATCGCCTCGCTGCTGGGGTTCCAGACCTTCCCGACCTGGATCGTCGAGGTGGCCGGCTCCCAGCCGCAGCTGTCGGTCTCGGTCTCCATCCTGTCCCTGGTCGTCACCTGGGGCCTGCTGCTGCTGATCTCCGCGCTGGACCGCCGGCGCGCCGACGAGGAGTCCTGA
- a CDS encoding ABC transporter permease: MLGVVPFFGYVGLFLLLPVGVLAVEAFRSTDPVTFEETWSTDSVVAVTGGAYRRAYLGSLELSLVTAVLGAVLGLALAVAVLRTRRGRLLRRLVLTASGVLANFGGIPLAFAFIATIGNAGVLTAFLQDALGLGLGGFTLYSMTGLALVYLYFLVPLMVLTIVPALEALRPQWREASDNLGASGWQYWRYVGGPVLAPPVIGATMLLFASAFAAYATARALVGSSVPLVTLQIANALSSNVVVGSENLGKALALGMIVLIGVVMAFYAWVQGRTQRWLS; this comes from the coding sequence GTGCTGGGCGTCGTGCCGTTCTTCGGCTACGTCGGCCTGTTCCTGCTGCTGCCGGTCGGCGTCCTGGCGGTCGAGGCGTTCCGCAGCACCGACCCGGTCACCTTCGAGGAGACCTGGTCCACCGACTCGGTCGTCGCGGTCACCGGTGGCGCCTACCGCCGGGCGTACCTCGGCAGCCTGGAGCTCTCGCTGGTCACCGCCGTCCTGGGTGCCGTCCTCGGCCTGGCGCTGGCCGTCGCGGTGCTGCGCACCCGGCGGGGGCGGCTGCTGCGCCGGCTGGTGCTCACCGCCTCCGGCGTGCTCGCCAACTTCGGCGGCATCCCGCTCGCCTTCGCGTTCATCGCCACGATCGGCAACGCCGGCGTGCTGACCGCGTTCCTGCAGGACGCCCTGGGCCTCGGGCTGGGCGGGTTCACGCTCTACTCGATGACCGGGCTCGCCCTGGTCTACCTGTACTTCCTCGTCCCGCTGATGGTGCTCACGATCGTGCCGGCCCTGGAGGCGCTCCGGCCGCAGTGGCGGGAGGCCTCGGACAACCTGGGTGCCAGCGGCTGGCAGTACTGGCGGTACGTCGGCGGACCGGTGCTGGCGCCGCCGGTGATCGGGGCGACGATGCTGCTGTTCGCCTCGGCCTTCGCCGCCTACGCCACCGCCCGCGCCCTGGTCGGCAGCAGCGTGCCGCTGGTGACGCTGCAGATCGCCAACGCACTGTCCAGCAACGTCGTCGTCGGCTCGGAGAACCTGGGCAAGGCGCTGGCGCTCGGGATGATCGTGCTCATCGGCGTGGTCATGGCCTTCTACGCCTGGGTGCAGGGCCGCACCCAGCGGTGGCTGTCGTGA
- a CDS encoding ABC transporter substrate-binding protein, producing MRRTPLRVAVAVTALGLTLSACGSDDGGSDGGSGADAAGATSLADIGSLDDLVAAAQAEGTLNVIALPRDWANYGEMLDTFSQKYDIEINSASPDGSSQDELDAVTSQRGQDRGPDVLDVGTSFAQQAAAQDLVAPYKVATWDEIPDGQKDADGTWVNDYGGYISIGCNASVVQTCPTSFQDLLDPRYKGQVALNGDPTQAAAAFAAVWAASLSNGGGLDDIGPGVDFFTELKASGNFNPVQVTPATVASGETPLALDWDYLNAAGTADLADQGVDWQVNVPTDGLYGGYYSQAISAYAPHPAAARLWQEFLYSDEGQNIWLKGGARPVRLPAMQDAGTADADALSALPAVEGTADFPSAEQLAAAQQVVATRWNAEISG from the coding sequence GTGCGCAGGACCCCCCTCCGGGTCGCGGTGGCCGTCACCGCACTCGGGCTCACCCTCTCCGCCTGCGGTTCCGACGACGGCGGGTCCGACGGCGGCTCGGGTGCCGACGCGGCCGGGGCCACGTCGCTGGCCGACATCGGCTCCCTGGACGACCTCGTCGCCGCCGCCCAGGCCGAGGGGACGCTGAACGTCATCGCCCTGCCCCGGGACTGGGCGAACTACGGCGAGATGCTCGACACCTTCAGCCAGAAGTACGACATCGAGATCAACAGCGCCAGCCCGGACGGCTCCAGCCAGGACGAGCTGGACGCCGTCACCAGCCAGCGGGGGCAGGACCGCGGGCCTGATGTCCTCGACGTCGGCACGTCCTTCGCCCAGCAGGCGGCGGCGCAGGACCTGGTCGCGCCGTACAAGGTCGCCACCTGGGACGAGATCCCCGACGGGCAGAAGGACGCCGACGGGACGTGGGTCAACGACTACGGCGGCTACATCTCCATCGGCTGCAACGCCTCGGTCGTGCAGACCTGCCCGACCTCGTTCCAGGACCTGCTCGACCCGCGGTACAAGGGGCAGGTCGCCCTGAACGGTGACCCGACGCAGGCGGCCGCGGCCTTCGCCGCGGTCTGGGCGGCCTCGCTGTCCAACGGCGGCGGCCTCGACGACATCGGGCCGGGCGTCGACTTCTTCACCGAGCTGAAGGCCTCCGGCAACTTCAACCCGGTCCAGGTGACCCCGGCGACGGTGGCCAGCGGCGAGACCCCGCTCGCGCTCGACTGGGACTACCTCAACGCCGCCGGCACCGCCGACCTGGCCGACCAGGGCGTCGACTGGCAGGTCAACGTGCCCACCGACGGCCTCTACGGCGGGTACTACAGCCAGGCGATCAGCGCCTACGCGCCGCACCCGGCCGCGGCCCGGCTCTGGCAGGAGTTCCTCTACAGCGACGAGGGCCAGAACATCTGGCTGAAGGGCGGCGCCCGGCCGGTCCGGCTGCCCGCCATGCAGGACGCCGGCACCGCCGACGCGGACGCGCTGTCCGCGCTCCCGGCGGTCGAGGGCACGGCCGACTTCCCGTCGGCCGAGCAGCTCGCCGCCGCCCAGCAGGTCGTGGCGACCCGCTGGAACGCGGAGATCTCGGGCTGA
- a CDS encoding enoyl-CoA hydratase/isomerase family protein, with protein MADPEFVTLQVEDGVGTIRLDRPKMNAIDEQLHWEVRGAAMEAAERADVRAVVVYGGERVFAAGADIKAMSQLDGSTMVAWGRELTASFTAVARIPKPVIAAVTGYALGGGYELALCADFRVLGTNAKIGQPEILLGVIPGAGGTQRLARLVGPAKAKDLVFTGRHVGAEEALAMGLADAVVPDEEVYPTAVAMARKFAAGPPLALAAAKQAIDEGLDGDLDAGLALESRLFAALFDTEDQKAGMRSFLESGPGKATFTGR; from the coding sequence ATGGCAGACCCCGAGTTCGTGACCCTGCAGGTCGAGGACGGCGTCGGCACCATCCGGCTCGACCGCCCGAAGATGAACGCCATCGACGAGCAGCTGCACTGGGAGGTCCGGGGGGCGGCGATGGAGGCCGCTGAGCGGGCGGACGTGCGCGCCGTCGTCGTCTACGGCGGGGAGCGGGTGTTCGCCGCCGGCGCCGACATCAAGGCGATGTCGCAGCTCGACGGATCGACCATGGTCGCCTGGGGGCGCGAGCTCACCGCCTCCTTCACCGCGGTCGCCCGGATCCCCAAGCCGGTCATCGCCGCCGTCACCGGCTACGCCCTGGGCGGCGGGTACGAGCTGGCGCTGTGCGCCGACTTCCGGGTGCTGGGCACCAACGCCAAGATCGGCCAGCCGGAGATCCTGCTCGGGGTGATCCCCGGCGCCGGCGGCACCCAGCGGCTGGCCCGCCTGGTGGGCCCGGCCAAGGCCAAGGACCTGGTGTTCACCGGCCGGCACGTGGGCGCCGAGGAGGCCCTGGCCATGGGGCTCGCGGACGCCGTCGTCCCGGACGAGGAGGTCTACCCGACCGCCGTCGCGATGGCCCGCAAGTTCGCCGCCGGGCCGCCGCTCGCGCTCGCCGCCGCCAAGCAGGCCATCGACGAGGGCCTCGACGGGGACCTGGACGCCGGGCTGGCGCTCGAGAGCCGGCTGTTCGCCGCGCTGTTCGACACCGAGGACCAGAAGGCCGGCATGCGCTCGTTCCTGGAGAGCGGCCCGGGGAAGGCGACCTTCACCGGCCGCTGA
- a CDS encoding ABC transporter ATP-binding protein — protein MSGVWTEPVVEIRGVDVVRGEAHLLRGVDWTVRPDERWVLLGPNGAGKTTLLQLASAQMHPTRGSVGILGETLGAVDVFELRPRIGLTSAALAQRIDPAERVGDVVVSAGYAVVGRWRERYDVHDLTRAAVLMQQWGVARMAHRPFGTLSEGERKRTQIARALMTDPELLLLDEPGAGLDLGGREDLVTRLSDLARDPYAPAQVLVTHHVEEIPPGYTHALLLRGGEVVAAGPVEDVLTAPLLSDAFGVPLEVQREDGRYAARRATQPVVGAS, from the coding sequence ATGAGCGGCGTGTGGACTGAGCCGGTCGTCGAGATCCGGGGCGTGGACGTCGTCCGAGGCGAGGCGCACCTGCTGCGCGGGGTCGACTGGACCGTCCGGCCCGACGAGCGGTGGGTCCTGCTGGGGCCCAACGGGGCGGGCAAGACGACGCTGCTGCAGCTGGCCTCCGCGCAGATGCACCCGACCCGCGGCTCGGTGGGCATCCTCGGCGAGACGCTCGGCGCGGTCGACGTCTTCGAGCTGCGCCCGCGGATCGGGCTGACCAGCGCGGCGCTGGCCCAGCGGATCGACCCCGCCGAGCGGGTGGGCGACGTCGTGGTCAGCGCCGGGTACGCCGTTGTCGGCCGGTGGCGGGAGCGCTACGACGTCCACGACCTGACCCGGGCGGCGGTGCTCATGCAGCAGTGGGGCGTGGCCCGGATGGCGCACCGGCCCTTCGGCACGCTGTCGGAGGGCGAGCGCAAGCGCACCCAGATCGCCCGGGCGCTGATGACCGACCCCGAGCTGCTGCTGCTCGACGAGCCGGGCGCCGGCCTGGACCTGGGTGGCCGGGAGGACCTGGTCACCCGGCTGTCGGACCTGGCCCGCGACCCGTACGCGCCGGCCCAGGTGCTGGTCACCCACCACGTCGAGGAGATCCCGCCGGGCTACACGCACGCGCTGCTGCTGCGCGGCGGCGAGGTCGTGGCGGCCGGTCCGGTGGAGGACGTGCTGACCGCCCCGCTGCTGTCCGACGCGTTCGGCGTGCCGCTGGAGGTCCAGCGCGAGGACGGGCGGTACGCCGCCCGGCGCGCGACCCAGCCGGTGGTCGGGGCAAGCTGA
- the glgX gene encoding glycogen debranching protein GlgX: MTASRSARTVEVWPGRAAPLGAHWDGTGTNFALWSAGASGVDLCLFDPDGTEHRHRLQETTHQVWHGRVPGVGPGQRYGYRVHGPFDPASGARYNPAKLLLDPYARAVDGDLVLDGSLYAHDPRDPFLPDTADSAPFVPRGVVVHDSFPWDGDALLRTPWSDTVVYEVHVKGATMRHPDVPPELRGTYAGLAHPAFVEHLISLGVTAVELLPVHQFVSEPHLLRRGLTNYWGYNTLGYFAPHGAYSSSGTAGGQVTEFKAMVKALHAAGIEVILDVVYNHTAEGDHTGPSLSFKGIDNAGYYRLGGPGAGDDPSRYTDYTGCGNTLDVRRPAVLALLMDSLRYWVTEMHVDGFRFDLASALARSMHDVDRLSAFFDVVHQDPVVSSVKLIAEPWDVGEGGYQVGNFPPPWTEWNGKYRDTVRDVWSGAQVGVRDLAYRLTGSSDLYRSDGRRPFASVNFVTAHDGFTMADLVAYERKRNEANGEDNRDGESHNRNWNTGVEGETSDPAVLELRGRQVRNHLATLLLSTGVPMLTAGDELGRTQGGNNNAYCQDNEVSWLDWAAIDPDLWSFVAHAVGLRRTSPALRQEAFFEGSEVPGTGGTRDLAWFAPDGEQLTNRDWFDTGLQTIGMYLDGRGLRHRDERGRPVVGDSWLVWLHAGPEPVDVVLPGAPWGDGYELVLATEYPTGVPPRPTALPPGRASMPDRSVWALRIVR; encoded by the coding sequence GTGACTGCATCGAGGAGCGCGCGGACCGTCGAGGTGTGGCCCGGCCGGGCGGCTCCGCTGGGTGCGCACTGGGACGGCACCGGCACCAACTTCGCGCTCTGGTCGGCGGGGGCGTCCGGCGTCGACCTGTGCCTGTTCGACCCCGACGGCACCGAGCACCGGCACCGGCTGCAGGAGACGACCCACCAGGTCTGGCACGGCCGGGTCCCGGGCGTCGGCCCCGGTCAGCGGTACGGCTACCGGGTGCACGGCCCGTTCGACCCCGCCTCCGGCGCCCGGTACAACCCGGCCAAGCTGCTGCTGGACCCCTACGCCCGGGCGGTCGACGGCGACCTGGTCCTCGACGGCTCGCTGTACGCGCACGACCCGCGGGACCCGTTCCTGCCCGACACCGCCGACTCCGCCCCGTTCGTGCCGCGCGGCGTCGTCGTCCACGACTCGTTCCCGTGGGACGGCGACGCGCTGCTGCGGACGCCGTGGTCGGACACCGTCGTCTACGAGGTGCACGTCAAGGGCGCCACCATGCGCCACCCCGACGTCCCGCCGGAGCTGCGCGGCACCTACGCCGGGCTGGCGCACCCGGCGTTCGTCGAGCACCTCATCTCCCTCGGGGTCACCGCCGTCGAGCTGCTGCCGGTGCACCAGTTCGTCAGCGAGCCGCACCTGCTCCGCCGCGGGCTGACCAACTACTGGGGCTACAACACGCTGGGCTACTTCGCCCCGCACGGCGCCTACAGCTCCTCCGGCACCGCCGGCGGGCAGGTCACCGAGTTCAAGGCGATGGTCAAGGCGCTGCACGCGGCCGGCATCGAGGTGATCCTGGACGTCGTCTACAACCACACCGCCGAGGGCGACCACACCGGCCCGTCGCTGTCGTTCAAGGGCATCGACAACGCCGGGTACTACCGGCTGGGCGGCCCGGGCGCCGGCGACGACCCGTCCCGCTACACCGACTACACCGGCTGCGGGAACACCCTGGACGTGCGCCGGCCGGCGGTGCTGGCGCTGCTGATGGACTCGCTGCGCTACTGGGTGACCGAGATGCACGTCGACGGGTTCCGCTTCGACCTCGCCTCCGCGCTGGCCCGCTCGATGCACGACGTCGACCGGCTGTCGGCGTTCTTCGACGTCGTCCACCAGGACCCGGTGGTCAGCTCGGTGAAGCTCATCGCCGAGCCGTGGGACGTCGGCGAGGGCGGCTACCAGGTGGGCAACTTCCCGCCGCCGTGGACGGAGTGGAACGGCAAGTACCGCGACACCGTGCGGGACGTGTGGTCCGGCGCGCAGGTCGGCGTCCGCGATCTCGCCTACCGGCTGACCGGCTCCTCGGACCTGTACCGCTCCGACGGCCGCCGGCCGTTCGCCTCGGTCAACTTCGTGACCGCGCACGACGGCTTCACCATGGCCGACCTGGTCGCCTACGAGCGCAAGCGCAACGAGGCCAACGGCGAGGACAACCGGGACGGCGAGAGCCACAACCGGAACTGGAACACCGGCGTCGAGGGCGAGACCTCCGACCCCGCCGTGCTCGAGCTGCGCGGTCGCCAGGTGCGCAACCACCTGGCCACCCTGCTGCTGTCCACCGGCGTGCCGATGCTCACCGCCGGCGACGAGCTGGGCCGCACCCAGGGCGGCAACAACAACGCCTACTGCCAGGACAACGAGGTCTCCTGGCTGGACTGGGCCGCGATCGACCCGGACCTGTGGAGCTTCGTGGCCCACGCCGTGGGGCTGCGCCGCACCTCACCGGCGCTGCGGCAGGAGGCGTTCTTCGAGGGCAGCGAGGTGCCCGGCACCGGGGGCACCCGCGACCTGGCGTGGTTCGCCCCCGACGGGGAGCAGCTGACCAACCGGGACTGGTTCGACACCGGCCTGCAGACCATCGGCATGTACCTCGACGGCCGCGGGCTGCGGCACCGCGACGAGCGGGGCCGGCCGGTCGTGGGCGACTCGTGGCTGGTCTGGCTGCACGCCGGGCCGGAGCCGGTGGACGTCGTCCTGCCCGGCGCGCCGTGGGGCGACGGCTACGAGCTGGTGCTCGCCACCGAGTACCCGACCGGCGTCCCCCCGCGGCCGACAGCCCTGCCCCCGGGACGGGCGAGCATGCCCGACCGCTCGGTGTGGGCGCTGCGCATCGTGCGATGA
- a CDS encoding FHA domain-containing protein, which translates to MPDRCEVLPGDSVVARRGGGLLWVDAPGSPALVAALHACLGVAGPGADRVLAAVAGQVSRLADGPASFALVLADTTGGSASGVALWSGKGQPAVDGVPVSGQAADGCTLAAGFSLGQTLYVGPGQSAAAMPPGVALDLVEGTVPGSGALLQHAAAASSAAVAPPVSSLPSGESFTAGSDAGFGSSARGAAPAQAPATGGEQTAFWRPEPPAAPVLRFDDGMVVTVDEDLVLGRRPDGHDLVTSGNARPVPIADTQNVLSSAHAAIQRAGREVSLTDLGSLNGTHVAGPEATEWTQLEPGVPHPLADGDRLLLGWTVITFEQTPE; encoded by the coding sequence ATGCCCGACCGCTGTGAGGTCCTTCCCGGAGACTCTGTCGTCGCCCGCCGTGGTGGTGGCCTGCTGTGGGTCGACGCCCCCGGGTCGCCGGCTCTGGTGGCCGCGCTGCACGCCTGCCTGGGGGTCGCCGGTCCCGGCGCCGACCGGGTGCTGGCTGCCGTGGCCGGCCAGGTGTCCCGGCTGGCGGACGGCCCTGCCTCCTTCGCCCTCGTCCTCGCCGACACCACGGGCGGGTCCGCCTCGGGCGTCGCGCTGTGGTCGGGCAAGGGCCAGCCGGCCGTCGACGGCGTCCCGGTCTCCGGTCAGGCGGCCGACGGCTGCACGCTGGCCGCCGGCTTCTCCCTCGGCCAGACGCTGTACGTCGGCCCCGGCCAGTCCGCCGCCGCGATGCCCCCGGGCGTCGCGCTCGACCTCGTCGAGGGCACGGTGCCCGGTTCCGGGGCGCTGCTCCAGCACGCCGCCGCGGCCTCCTCGGCCGCGGTCGCCCCGCCGGTCAGCTCGCTGCCCAGCGGCGAGTCCTTCACCGCCGGCTCCGACGCCGGCTTCGGCAGCTCCGCCCGCGGCGCCGCGCCGGCGCAGGCCCCGGCGACCGGTGGCGAGCAGACCGCCTTCTGGCGGCCCGAGCCGCCGGCCGCGCCGGTGCTGCGCTTCGACGACGGCATGGTCGTCACCGTCGACGAGGACCTGGTGCTCGGTCGCCGTCCCGACGGCCACGACCTGGTGACCAGCGGGAACGCCCGTCCGGTGCCGATCGCCGACACCCAGAACGTGCTCTCCTCCGCTCACGCCGCCATCCAGCGCGCCGGTCGCGAGGTCTCGCTCACCGACCTCGGCTCGCTCAACGGCACGCACGTCGCCGGCCCGGAGGCCACCGAGTGGACCCAGCTCGAGCCCGGCGTCCCGCACCCGCTCGCCGACGGCGACCGGCTGCTCCTCGGCTGGACCGTCATCACCTTCGAGCAGACCCCGGAGTAG